The Streptococcus oralis Uo5 genome includes a window with the following:
- a CDS encoding phosphoglycerate kinase, protein MAKLTVKDVELKGKKVLVRVDFNVPVKDGVITNDNRITAALPTIKYILEQGGRAILFSHLGRVKEEADKAGKSLAPVAADLAAKLGQDVAFLPGVTRGAELEAAINALEDGQVLLVENTRYEDVDGKKESKNDPELGKYWASLGDGIFVNDAFGTAHRAHASNVGISANVEKAVAGFLLENEIAYIQEAVEAPERPFVAILGGSKVSDKIGVIENLLEKADKVLIGGGMTYTFYKAQGIEIGNSLVEEDKLDVAKALLEKANGKLILPVDSKEANAFADYTEVKDTEGEAVDPGFLGLDIGPKSIAKFDEALTGAKTVVWNGPMGVFENPDFQAGTIGVMDAIVKQPGVKSIIGGGDSAAAAINLGRADKFSWISTGGGASMELLEGKVLPGLAALTEK, encoded by the coding sequence ATGGCAAAATTGACTGTTAAAGACGTTGAATTGAAAGGGAAAAAAGTTCTCGTTCGTGTTGACTTCAACGTACCTGTAAAAGATGGCGTGATTACCAACGACAACCGTATCACTGCAGCTCTTCCAACTATCAAGTACATCCTTGAACAAGGTGGACGTGCTATCCTCTTCTCTCACCTTGGCCGTGTAAAAGAAGAAGCAGACAAAGCTGGTAAATCACTTGCTCCTGTAGCTGCTGACTTGGCAGCTAAATTGGGTCAAGACGTTGCTTTCCTTCCAGGTGTCACTCGTGGTGCTGAATTGGAAGCTGCGATCAACGCTCTTGAAGATGGACAAGTTCTCTTGGTTGAAAACACTCGTTACGAAGATGTTGACGGCAAGAAAGAATCTAAAAATGATCCTGAACTTGGTAAATACTGGGCATCACTTGGAGATGGTATCTTCGTAAACGATGCATTCGGTACAGCTCACCGTGCACACGCATCTAACGTTGGTATCTCAGCAAACGTTGAAAAAGCTGTTGCTGGATTCCTTCTTGAAAATGAAATTGCCTACATCCAAGAAGCAGTTGAAGCTCCAGAACGTCCATTCGTAGCGATCCTTGGTGGTTCAAAAGTATCTGACAAGATTGGTGTTATCGAAAACTTGCTTGAAAAAGCTGATAAAGTTCTTATCGGTGGTGGGATGACTTACACATTCTACAAAGCACAAGGTATCGAAATTGGTAACTCACTTGTAGAAGAAGACAAATTGGATGTTGCGAAAGCTCTTCTTGAAAAAGCAAACGGCAAATTGATCTTGCCAGTTGACTCAAAAGAAGCAAACGCATTTGCTGACTACACTGAAGTAAAAGACACTGAAGGTGAAGCAGTGGATCCAGGTTTCCTTGGTTTGGATATCGGTCCTAAATCAATCGCTAAATTCGACGAAGCCTTGACTGGTGCGAAAACAGTTGTATGGAACGGACCTATGGGTGTATTTGAAAACCCAGACTTCCAAGCTGGTACAATCGGTGTGATGGACGCTATTGTGAAACAACCAGGTGTTAAATCAATCATCGGTGGTGGTGATTCAGCTGCCGCAGCCATCAACCTTGGCCGTGCAGACAAGTTCTCATGGATTTCTACTGGTGGTGGAGCATCAATGGAACTTCTTGAAGGTAAAGTTCTTCCAGGATTGGCAGCTTTGACTGAAAAATAA